A window of Metopolophium dirhodum isolate CAU chromosome 6, ASM1992520v1, whole genome shotgun sequence genomic DNA:
TCTAATAGTAAGAAAATCCATGATCATGACGACCATAGGCATAAACTCCACGATTTTGATCATTGGCAAAACGTTTTGCTGCTAATTTAAATCCCATGTTCATTGCATAAATTATTCTTGCTTCATCAAGAGCAGGATGTATTGTTATTGTACTTCTGAAGTCTGCATGTTTTCctctatttgaataaataaacatttcacaaattagaatttagtacagtactacagtaggtgtcgagtgggTCACTAATTGATTTTTGctatagacattttattaacACAGaaggttgaattaattaattaatgccGAAAATTGCATTTGATAACGGCATTGTTCGTGgatatgtaaatttaatattttttaactgctattataataacttaagaaaaatattgtattaattacaattttaagtatatttaccaAACGACAAAAtctttattgacatttatagaaaaatttttaattttaaatgtctatagcTATAGTGCTTAAtgaaaatcaatacaatattccACTAAACAACTAGAAGAAaccaaaagtacaaaataactatatatataaatatataataataaataattagattatgCACCTTAATTCCATTGgaatattttgtatatcatCCACTAAGTATTTATTAATGACATAGTGTTTATACAGATTTGCATTTAAATCTTCCACATCACCTCCAATGTTTGACAAGAGTTCATTGTTTCGTTCATACCATTCATACAAATTAGCAATCAAAAAGTCcatatgattaataaaagatTTATCTGCAGGGTGGGTATTTGAAACAGCTAACAGTACACACTTTTTCGCAGATGtccatctaaaaaaaaagttactacTATAGTACTgttacattacctatatatagggtgtatattatgtcattgcacgcgggttttttttaatgattatggatcgatgatatggaatttcgaaaaaagacgtgtttctttatttttaacaggcaatttttttataacaatttcaacattttaagcACGCtggtgtaccaatagcaaaataaactttattttttccaatggtaatcactatatttttaatagattcagataaatctttttttgtattcatctttgtttgaaatttttatagtaaaatcatTCATTTTGGTTTGCTAGTTTATTAAGTATGgccctctaaagtttagtaaaatatgcattaatacttttaatttaaataattggtataggttttatttacaagaactaaattattttttcttacaactatctttttatacattaaaattggTAATCTAATGACAcgctccaaaaaaaaaaaaaaacattaacaaaaattgttggcaaacattattcattaaaatcatcaaaatcagcattattattgtaatttattattataatcgtaaataattaattccTTTACCATTTTTTCTTCACAGCTACTTTTTCTCCAATAGcataaatttggattctttattaggtggTTAAGGTAATGGTTGTTGTCAttaatatatcttaaatatgttaaatgcaaTGTTTATTGGTGCACTTCCGCAGTGGtattaacttgaaatttgaGCCATAGGTTCCCtatgcaaagtatgaattttagGTATTCATCTCTCTTCAtcctttttactttttagttttggacatttacaaactcaacattttatttcgtacttttaatagttaatttaatatataatacaatcataaaataaaaggGATTATGTGGATTTAATAAAGCACATTTTATTTAGTGACGAATCATCATTTTCCCTTTGTGGAGAAGTGAACATTTAAAACTGTCGTTATTGGTCCGGATCTAATCGCCATGTCACTCTTGGAGACTATGAGAGACTAGGACACTCAATGgctccaataaataaatatttggactATAAAACAACTAATGACACCACGAAGagcttaaacaaaaaataactgaCGAATGTACTGCCGTAACTTAACAAGtgctaattttcaaaatattcatcaGGAATTTGAAGACCGTTTATATTACTGCCAAGAAGTAAATGGTATGcatttgtacatttaatttgaaaatattttttttatacattttcaaaaatatttgtttttaattcatcggagtttcaactttaaatattcatatttaaaaacaatatttacataaatagtCAACATCCATAGACATGGCACTTTGCTCTTTAATCTGAGTTAATTACACGAATTACACAAAGTTATCTCCgatattgtcattataataatcaaaaattattaacctTAGCCACCTAATTAAGTGTTCAAATTTAGAAATCAAAGTAACTGTAATCAATtagttatgattataataatatagtactaaatatgtacttattttatGATTGTATGATTTATTGATATGCACATCATTACTTATTTCTAGTCACGTAAAATTGACTTACAAATAATGaggtatcaataaaaaatgagtGATATCCCAACAACAACACTCCGTCAAACTCCGTGTAAATAaacgctaagtataaaaaaaaacagctctAAAATATGTGATATAATTGTATAGCTAATAGTCTTTGAAATACagatatcatttattttaagataGTTTGCTCAATAAATTAACTTAGCTTGGTGACttgagttaaaaatgtaatagtacTTTTCATGCCATAATGAGTACATAGGTAGTAATATATAGTTTACTatcattaaaataggtattgtaTTACTTATCAAGTGTTTTAAAGTCGTTAagctaagttaaattaattatttagcagactattttaatataaacaatatctaTATGATTAAAAGACTTAGCTATAAAActatatcacaacttttaaaGCAGTTTTTTTTACACGGTGTTTGATGGAATGTTTTTGTTGTGATATTAAATACACGAGAGTTAAAACACAACTAgctgaattatataaattaaatgaatattataatattaatgataatattatagtaaaacgtATTGTTATaaggattttatttttaatgattcgtttaaatttaaagtttatatttttgtaacacTATTAGTTTCCCCAAATCGaaacttaaattttgaaaaaacaatGACAATGATGAATTCATGGCTGTTGTAACGATAGAATATACCTAAAAggttctgtataatataaccgtataaaattcattaaacaTTATACTTAAACCGTCATCAACAGAACTTGTTCCGTCATTTGGAAGTCCATatagcaaaaattaaaaaactttcaTTGGTGCATTTGGGAGGTTTCTcaacagttttcaaaaacgctAAACcgataaaaatcgattttggtttttggtgtaactctaaaacaagaTCGTAGATACATGTAATtttcactgaatttttatattagcattttatgtaaacaataatatttttattttttttcaatttttttatataaatgtcaataacattttatttgttgggtcaaaaagcgtgaaaagtTGGTACGAGGCTcctgttatattgttacaatagaaggtaaaaaatattaaaaacacattggtacagtttttatttataagttttagaagttcaatttttgactatatttttcgaaattcaaatttaaaaatgtgaataagtggatgtcgctctgctgtatagtaggttacaagtgggtcactgtaatggatggtgttaaatttgaattcaatgatataatatcattgtataagaaaaacgattctgagcgaaaacggtcagacagcctgtgatattaccaagtatatttcatgatattattgtgaataaagttatttatatactacctatttacgtggagccttgttttaaattttcaatccttagccataaaagttttacattttatacatttttaactacaaaataattaataaattataaatttgataaatgttgtcaaaatttgaactttaaatgcttataactaaaaactgtgactaaggatttttatttttttcatctgcctctgaaacaataacctaggagccttctattaaattttcaagcttttttactcaacagataaaattttattgatatttatagaaaaaaaaactaaaaaaattgaaaactgacagtgtccgtaaacagctcaaaatgaatcaaaatgttttcaaaatttcatggtgtatagaaaatgctaatataaaaattcagtcaaaatttcatgtatctacagtcattcgtttttcaattacaataaaataagaaaattgttacatgagaaatcaagtgattatcaaatgttgtaaaaatataaatttcagaccctcataaaaatttaatttaagtttcttctagacattttttttttgataaaggtagacaaactgatgagtaatcttatattacattttaaaatctaagatttaaaaagaaaaatttttatgaattctcaactcaaaataatttgctaattttcgtgattattccgtattttgtcaaaatttgaactttaaatgcttataactaaaaacctgtgactaaggatttttattgttttcatctgcctttgaaacaataacctaggagccttctattaaattttcaagcttttttactcaacagataaaattttattgatatttatagaaaaaaaaactaaaaaaattgaaaactgacagtgtccgtaaacagctcaaaatgagtcaaaatgttttcaaaattttatggtgtatagaaaatgctaatataaacattcagtcaaaatttcatgtatctacagtcattcgtttttaaattacaataaaataagaaaattgttacatgagaaatcaagtgattatcaaatgttgtaaaaatataaatttcagaccctcataaaaatttaatttaagtttcttctagacattttttttttgataaaggtagacaaacttatgagtaatcttatattacattttaaaatctaagatttaaaaagaaaaatttttatgaattctcaactcaaaaaaatttgctaattttcgtgattattccgtattttgtcaaaatttgaactttaaatgcttataactaaaaacctgtgactaaggatttttattgttttcatctgcctttgaaacaataacctaggagccttctattaaattttcaagcttttttactcaacagataaaattttattgatatttatagaaaaaaaaaactaaaaaaattgaaaactgacaatgtccgtaaacagctcaaaatgagtcaaaatattttcaaaatttgatggtgtatagaaaatgctaatataaacattcagtcaaattgcatgtacctacagtcattttttttagagttagtattttgtggttaaaaattcataaaaagttgaacttttatagctaaggattgaaattttaaaacaaggttccacgtaaataggttattctgtaaacaaaaaatctcaaaaacgcagttttttttatagttattttgtgttTGAATTTGGAAGAAATTACATATtcaataaccaagaataacgatttaaagttattttgttgttattttataatataaattcaacttaccgACCACTACtaccttattaataataagtaataccaatataaatataatataaaatatccacactgacaaacagtttccactcagaatcgtttttcgtatacgatgatattatatcattgaattcaaatttaataccattttACATGTTGTGACAAACACGAcacacgttattattttttaactttgaattttaaatgaaaaaaatgtacaatgtaggtacaataattaatgttatattcacTTATGCATTACTAACCTGTTATTATCGAATTCGTTGATATTCATGTCTCCTTCATATTCTTCTAGATTATAATACATCCTGCGATTTGGAGTGGGAATGAAAGCCTTATATTTGTGTCCAGCAtaatttttccaataaaaattgGACATTTTTGGGGGAGGAGTTTGTTCTACTTCATTTAACAAACGGTTTGCTTCAAgttgcattaaatatttttcagcagCCTAAAACAATTTAcacaattaaaagtttttaatgatGAGATAGtggttttgatattttgtgACAAAGATGTAcaaaccattttaaaataaataaataaaacaattaaatatttcaaatattgtgaATGTATACGGCGTAAATGTATAcggctattaaaatattaattcagctaGGTTATAACCTTATAACAGAATTTGCGTCAGTTTTGTTCTAGAGTGGGGTATTAAAATACAACAGTACAGTTTAGTACTAAGCGCTAGTATCGTTGATTATAGAAACAATAACGTCTAATTATTATGTGGTAGCCGATATGTGTTGGTGTAGGTGTGGGTAGTAGGAACATGGCGACGGCAATACggtattaatgtaatttatcatCGTCACTATAATGCCATTTTTCTTATCTGTCCCCACtcctaaatacaatatatactgaAACAGATTGCAAATAAGTTacatgtatgtaaaatattttataatataaactattaaacatTTGACGTTTCGTTTTGTGTTTATTCTTTTTGGTCTGAAAAAATGTTACGAATAAGgaaatattgaacaaaatgtAGTTacaataaaacagtaaaaaaaaaaagtaaattgttaTTTGAAACAATGAAAAAGCATCACCATCTCTGACCATAGTAAAAAGTCATATTAATTACACTCAGTGTATAATCATTACAGTATtcaataggtagtataatagtgTTGATCgtctataatgtattaatttgtttttatttgcatatcTAAAAACCTATTATTTTTGTGAGTACTCATCAATATTATCTATACGTTtgaataatagttttaagtattatgaatataatatattctttaatatttattcaataccagtttaaattataatatacttgatcGAGTAATAGGTAATTGTTGACAATTTATCGTGGTTGATCTCAATTATTGTCAACTGTAACGTATACTTAAGCCGATGTATactaataaatacctactcaacacagattttaaatgtttattcaaaattaattttcattaaaattgtaatgttttaacagataattaatttgatatttcatGATAGTCATAAATGTCTACAGTAAAACAGCGATACAGTTCAATAATTACGGTTATATTTGGCGTAGTTACCTAACATAACCTAtacatatgatattaaaatagtttacctatataatatatatatataatgtgacaAGGGCGAGAATTGACATCATTAGGCAGTAAATTATGTATCTGAGTCCCAACGAACTcgaatattttttgacattttgttttCTTAGGCAATTTCAAGAAGAAGTTATAAGTTTTGACCACATGTTATATAGGGGATAATAGATTATGTTTTTTAGATATATTGAAcaggttttagattctgagcggagcgaagaagctactggttttacaatggtgtttattttatttttatttttatttttttttatattctgtattagcatattatgtaaacgataaatttttaaaaatattttgacttgttttgagatgtttacgggcattttcagtttccaatttttttagttttttttttctataaatgtcaataaaattgtatttgttgggtcaaaaagtgtGAAACTGTattacaaggctcctgatatattgttacaaaagcagttgaaaaatattaaaaatacatgtgcacacatttttgtataagcatttaaagttagagttttgacaaaatgtatcaaatttaaaatttaaaaatgtataaaatgttcaacttgtatagctgaggattgaaaatttaaaatacggtTCCATGTTaaatgtaaataggtaaattaattactttattcacaataatatcatgaaatacacttagttatatattatcataggctgactaaccgtcttcgctcagaatcattttttgtatacaatgatatcagatcattgaataatgaattcaaattaataccATCCAtaacattgacccacttgtaacctactgtacagcagatcgacgCCTATCTTTTGTTTTTGGAAATCtccaatatgtcaatatattgATATCACTAAAGCTTGAAAAAACTGCACAGTTAGGTATTagcatataatagtatatttcaactatatacctattcatCTATTCAGGTTAGTCAATTACAAGTAGTAACTTAATTTGTGATGTTTAGgctatttctaatttctataaatattatctcggtgcaattattattatttattattaattattgatacgaAATACGTGTGAAAATTATCATGATGTacctagataatataataaaatataacaaaaacggACAACGGGCAACGAAAGACAAATTTGTTTACTATTACGAAAATACAAATCTGTAATTTTATGTTGAAtgtttttacatacctatattcgGGTTTTCggtttttgatatatttagcCATACTTCTTTTtatttgggttttttttatgcattaaaaCAATTGTTGTGATTTAAGTTTAACGGAACATTGAATGAAACATAAATTGACTGGTCTACAATTCTAAACGATGGGATTTTTGATTAGTTTATGAAGTGTGCAGAATCCGGGATTTCACGTCTCTCGACGCTATTGTCTAGAGGttaggttattacttattattaacattGATATACAttacgaatataaaattatgtgtttaatgtctgtataaattaattattgtaatagacTCTCTACCTATAACCTCAGTCACTacaagctatataatataagcttatATAGAGAGTAGGTATCAACTTAtctgtaattatttaatgtaaaatgtattgttatgaAGTTgaatcaatatataaataattaataaaaacattataaacaacaaaaagttcaataataattcattagtaCCTGTATTttaagtcaaaaataaataacattttttaaataagataatagTTGATTTGTTTAATGACAAACATTAAcgtcagataaaaaaaaaatatttattgttttgtgaCACAGTGATAGTGTAAGTAAGTTGTTGattacattgtttttatatacaacCATTAAAAAGCTATGAGAATAAATCAATGAAGTCAAAGAAAAAActagtaacaataaaaaaaataaatatttatcatatttatcaatattaattatagtgatTTTTAAACAACGTTAAGttcttcaataatttatttatttggagATTTCTCTATCAATTGTACTGTTTTGAAacgctacaaaaaaaaaaaaaggaaataaattaatatctatagtaataaatatcttataatatctgcgtttaaaatattaaatacctaatacatttataagattataagaTACCTCTAAAGCCACACTATGGAACAAATCAAATGTTGCCTTCCCCATTTCATCAACCATTTTGTAGAAATATCCGTCTTTGtttttcaacaaattaaatgGATGATCAAATTCAACTATTTTTCCCAGGTCCATCACTAGTACTCTGTCAGAATCCATAACAGTATTTAACCGGTGAGCAATTGTTAGTACTGTACAAAATCgaaatttatttcttattgtatTTTGAATCAACGCATCGGTCctgtgttatttaaaaattaagtatagtACTAAAATTTTAACCACAAAAACGTTTTTAACATTTGTATTACAATGGATCAACATTTGCAGTAGCCTCGTCCAATActagaattttattattttgaactataGCTCTAGCCAAACAAACTAATTGTCTTTGCCCCACACTAAAATTCAAACCACTCGCAGACATTTTCGAGTTAAGTCCATCAGGCAAATCGAGTATAAAGTTTTTGAgttctacctataatataatattattgtattagaaaaattgttttgaattaggtgataaaaaaatttaaagcttgattttatgtaaaatatacttcATCTAAAGCTTTCCAAAGGGCATGATCCGGGTATATTTCGAATGGATCTAAGTTTGTTCGCAATGTTCCAGAAAACAACACTGGTTCTTGAGGAATGATGGAAAGTTTTGATCTCAGATCTTCAAGCGGCAATTCATGTATATCTATATCATCAATGGAGATATTACCTTCATTTAGAGCTAGTCTAAACAATGCTCCGATAAAGGATGATTTACCTGCACCAGTCCTACCAACAATACCAACCTAAACAAAcgtaatgtaattaatattgattatttataataactccGAATTACGTGCTTTTTCCATCGGCTGAATTTGTATATTTAGATCTTCTAACACATAAGGTGAACCTGGACGGTaacgtaaattaaaatgtttaaatacaattttcccCGAAAATGGCCATTCTTTTGGTGGTGATTTGTCTAgaacacaaattaataattagttaattatttgttcgatatttagtaataattatttcataatactaGTATTAGATTGAAGAGCATTTTCCTgtgttaaataagtatattCTATTACTCTTTCGACGGATACCATTTGGCTTTCTAATATTGCTGATAACCTTACTCCTATTTGTATTATACCGATTGATCCAATCACTTCTGTTAGAGCTAGACCAACACTTCCTCCGTGGATAGCTAAAATGATTATACATCTGTTAAAGCGTTTGAATAAAACTGTTAAATTCACCTTGGTTCTAAACTTACTGTTGCCGATTACTAAAAAGcagactaaaataataattgtataaagaatattgattatattcaaCCAAATCCCTAACGCTTGAGTTAAACATATACGCAAATATGAAGCAGATGAATGTAAATCCTAAACAATACATAACACATATGCAAatcaaatatgttttattgttaaacattaatttttacttactaGAAGCTTGTCAAATTCTTGTGTTAGAATTTTTTCTACTTTATATGCTCTTATTGTTGTTAAACCTTGAAATGATGCATTCATATGAGCTAATACAGGGCTTTGTGCTGATAGTAATCAagagtaaaatacaaattgtttaaataactaatatatttacaatatacctacctacacattATGATACTCACTAGTGGATTCCAATCTTTTGACAACTTgtgatgtattaaaataaaactttctaAGTTTATAAACGATGAAGCCCATTGTAAATGTTGGTATTAAGAGATAAATATTAGTCAATCCAACAACTAATGCAGTTCCAAATATACCTATGGAAatctatgtaaaatataaataaataatattcttatttatattatataatacagtatctattatctataactagtattatagtataaggtaaataattaaatatattacttgtgtgaaacttaaaacattatttggTAAGATTTCATCTATAGCTCCTATGTCATTAGAAAATCGGTTCAATATCTGGCCTGCatgtaaatatcataaatttttttataactttatagttacattattttcatagtaTAAATTACCTGATGaatttgtattgaaaaaatgCATGGGGGTTCTTACAATGGAATTGAACATTCTATTGTGTAAATTGATTGAAGATTTCTTAGTCATTCTAACAAACATAGTGGTCCGGATGATA
This region includes:
- the LOC132946338 gene encoding uncharacterized protein LOC132946338; protein product: MAAEKYLMQLEANRLLNEVEQTPPPKMSNFYWKNYAGHKYKAFIPTPNRRMYYNLEEYEGDMNINEFDNNRWTSAKKCVLLAVSNTHPADKSFINHMDFLIANLYEWYERNNELLSNIGGDVEDLNANLYKHYVINKYLVDDIQNIPMELRGKHADFRSTITIHPALDEARIIYAMNMGFKLAAKRFANDQNRGVYAYGRHDHGFSYY